From Sinorhizobium sp. RAC02, a single genomic window includes:
- a CDS encoding DUF2182 domain-containing protein: MGRSTLEGLLSRDRLIVLLSLSSAVALSAAYILAGGGTGMSSLGMSMDTGPAGALIAGTPDMVSSVIWTPGYLIVIFVMWWLMMVAMMVPSASPVVLLYGALHRDEGAGPALEFFLGYLAVWAGFSAAATLIQGALSAGGLVSAMYMNLASIYLAAAVLIGAGLYQLSPLKAACLDFCRSPVEALTRHRRTGHAAAFRMGLVHGGYCLGCCWALMALLFVGGVMNIWWIVGIALYVAIEKLAPGGRRVAQVMAIILISGGLVLLVGSLSAGA; encoded by the coding sequence ATGGGCCGGTCGACGCTTGAAGGTCTCCTTTCCCGCGATCGTTTGATCGTCCTCTTGTCGTTGTCGAGCGCCGTGGCGCTTTCCGCCGCCTACATCCTGGCGGGCGGGGGAACGGGAATGTCCTCACTCGGCATGTCGATGGATACAGGTCCGGCCGGCGCCCTTATCGCCGGCACGCCGGACATGGTCAGTTCGGTGATTTGGACACCCGGCTACCTGATCGTCATCTTCGTCATGTGGTGGCTGATGATGGTCGCCATGATGGTTCCCAGCGCCTCGCCGGTCGTTCTGCTCTACGGCGCGCTTCACCGAGATGAGGGTGCTGGGCCGGCACTTGAATTCTTCCTCGGTTACCTCGCGGTATGGGCAGGGTTCAGCGCGGCTGCGACCTTGATCCAGGGGGCCTTGTCGGCAGGCGGGCTTGTTTCCGCTATGTACATGAACCTTGCGTCGATCTATCTCGCGGCAGCAGTTTTGATCGGCGCCGGTCTTTATCAGCTGTCTCCTTTGAAGGCCGCTTGTCTGGATTTTTGCCGCAGTCCGGTCGAGGCACTCACCCGCCATCGGCGCACGGGGCACGCGGCGGCGTTCCGGATGGGGCTCGTCCATGGCGGCTATTGTCTCGGTTGCTGCTGGGCGTTGATGGCGCTGCTGTTTGTCGGCGGCGTCATGAATATCTGGTGGATCGTTGGCATCGCTCTCTATGTCGCCATTGAGAAACTTGCGCCCGGCGGAAGGCGTGTTGCACAGGTGATGGCGATCATTCTGATCTCTGGCGGCTTGGTCTTGCTTGTCGGATCGCTTAGCGCAGGTGCATAG
- a CDS encoding GntR family transcriptional regulator: MTAAKEMNLESLKIDTGETAAAQVERDLRESIIRLELAPGTRLSEQDIATRMGVSRQPVREALIALGKSKLVDIRPNRGTVVVRISARQMMEARFVREAIETAVARRASETFDAWTRRKIDTILARQKAAMEAHDHNAFRREDEQFHIAIAEGAGCGLAWNAISDIKAHMDRVCNLQLRHPDSMTRLITEHEAIIIAIDARDADAAGTAMRSHLNGILADLPQIEASNPDLFE; encoded by the coding sequence ATGACGGCGGCGAAAGAAATGAACCTTGAATCCCTGAAGATCGACACTGGCGAAACCGCGGCGGCGCAGGTCGAGCGTGATCTGCGCGAATCGATCATCCGGCTTGAACTTGCCCCCGGCACGCGGCTCTCCGAACAGGATATCGCCACCCGCATGGGCGTCTCGCGCCAGCCCGTCCGCGAGGCGCTGATCGCGCTCGGCAAGTCGAAGCTGGTCGATATCCGCCCGAACCGGGGCACCGTCGTCGTCAGAATTTCCGCCCGGCAGATGATGGAAGCCCGCTTCGTGCGCGAGGCGATCGAGACCGCGGTCGCGCGGCGTGCCAGCGAGACCTTCGACGCCTGGACGCGGCGCAAGATCGACACGATCCTCGCCCGCCAGAAAGCGGCGATGGAAGCACACGACCACAACGCCTTTCGCCGCGAGGACGAGCAGTTCCACATCGCGATTGCCGAAGGTGCCGGTTGCGGCCTCGCCTGGAACGCCATTTCGGACATCAAGGCCCATATGGACCGCGTCTGCAATCTCCAGCTCCGCCACCCCGATTCCATGACCCGGCTGATCACCGAACACGAGGCGATCATCATCGCCATCGACGCGCGCGACGCCGACGCCGCCGGAACCGCCATGCGCAGCCACCTGAACGGCATCCTGGCCGACCTGCCGCAGATCGAGGCCAGCAATCCGGACCTGTTCGAATAG